A region from the Streptomyces lydicus genome encodes:
- a CDS encoding copper homeostasis protein CutC produces the protein MSKRALLEVIALDPQDAVAAQAGGADRLELVTDMAADGLTPPRAAFAAIRAAVDIPLRVMLRSADGFAAGDVTALCEEAAALRAEGAEEFVLGFLTPDGQPDLDAVAALAEVIDGCRWTFHRAIDRAADRDALRKELSEAPGTAGLDTYLTAGSAQGVDAGMRTLLAEQARTAAGEPGYAPRILVGGGLGLGHLPALRAAGLDAFHIGGAARPDGWSAPVDAAAVRAWREALDRPVVRGG, from the coding sequence ATGAGCAAGCGCGCGCTCCTGGAGGTGATCGCACTCGACCCGCAGGACGCGGTCGCCGCCCAGGCCGGCGGGGCCGACCGCCTGGAGCTGGTCACGGACATGGCCGCCGACGGGCTCACCCCGCCCCGCGCGGCGTTCGCGGCGATCCGCGCGGCCGTCGACATCCCGCTGCGGGTGATGCTGCGGTCCGCCGACGGTTTCGCGGCCGGTGACGTGACGGCGCTGTGCGAGGAGGCCGCGGCGCTGCGGGCGGAGGGCGCCGAGGAGTTCGTCCTCGGCTTTCTGACGCCGGACGGGCAGCCGGATCTCGATGCGGTGGCGGCGCTGGCCGAGGTGATCGACGGCTGCCGGTGGACCTTCCACCGGGCCATCGACCGGGCCGCCGACCGGGACGCGCTGCGCAAGGAGCTGTCGGAGGCGCCCGGCACCGCCGGGCTCGACACCTATCTGACGGCCGGTTCCGCGCAAGGCGTCGACGCGGGCATGCGGACACTGCTGGCCGAGCAGGCACGTACGGCAGCGGGCGAGCCCGGGTACGCACCGCGGATCCTGGTCGGCGGCGGACTCGGGCTCGGCCATCTGCCGGCGCTGCGCGCGGCCGGTCTCGACGCGTTCCACATCGGGGGCGCGGCGCGGCCCGACGGCTGGTCGGCGCCCGTGGACGCGGCGGCGGTACGGGCGTGGCGGGAGGCGCTGGACCGGCCGGTCGTGCGGGGAGGGTGA